One stretch of Streptomyces sp. MMBL 11-1 DNA includes these proteins:
- a CDS encoding alpha,alpha-trehalose-phosphate synthase (UDP-forming) — MVSEHAEHETEPGSEPVAASTARVLVASNRGPVSYTLGEDGTLDARRGGGGLVSGLSAVDDKLWVCAALGDGDREAVRRGVGEAGVRMLDIDAEVHADAYNGIANSVLWFVHHLLYQTPVEPVFDAEFRRRWASYETYNRAFARALAEEAGPGASVLVQDYHLALVPGMLRELRPDLRIGHFSHTPWAPVDYFRLLPDDIAEQLLRGVLGADRAAFLTRRWADAFIGCCTEILGGTGRTRIGVHGLGADADFLRRRSHEADVDERMAALRDQVGEGRKTIVRVDRTELSKNIVRGLHAYRALLDAHPEWRERVVHIAFAYPSRQDLAVYRDYTAAVQSLATEINGAYGTESWTPVVLHVKDDFARSLAAYRLADVALVNPIRDGMNLVAKEVPVVSDHGCALVLSREAGAYEELGADAIVVNPYDVTGTAEALHEALTMSADERSGRTKRLAEAATALPPQQWFLDQLDALRQG, encoded by the coding sequence ATGGTCTCCGAGCACGCCGAACACGAAACCGAACCCGGATCCGAGCCCGTGGCCGCCTCCACCGCCCGGGTCCTCGTCGCGTCCAACCGCGGCCCCGTCTCGTACACGCTCGGCGAGGACGGGACGCTCGACGCCAGACGCGGCGGCGGCGGGCTGGTCTCCGGGCTGAGCGCCGTCGACGACAAGCTGTGGGTCTGCGCGGCCCTCGGCGACGGGGACCGCGAGGCGGTGCGGCGCGGGGTCGGCGAAGCGGGCGTGCGGATGCTCGACATCGACGCGGAGGTGCACGCCGACGCGTACAACGGCATCGCCAACTCGGTGCTGTGGTTCGTCCACCACCTGCTCTACCAGACGCCCGTCGAGCCGGTCTTCGACGCGGAGTTCCGCCGTCGGTGGGCCTCGTACGAGACGTACAACCGGGCCTTCGCCCGGGCGCTCGCCGAGGAGGCGGGCCCCGGGGCGTCGGTCCTCGTCCAGGACTACCACCTGGCCCTGGTCCCCGGCATGCTCCGTGAGCTGCGCCCGGATCTCAGGATCGGCCACTTCTCGCACACCCCGTGGGCGCCCGTCGACTACTTCCGGCTGCTGCCCGACGACATCGCGGAGCAGTTGCTGCGCGGCGTCCTCGGCGCGGACCGGGCCGCGTTCCTGACCCGGCGCTGGGCGGACGCGTTCATCGGCTGCTGCACGGAGATCCTGGGCGGGACGGGCCGGACCAGGATCGGGGTGCACGGCCTGGGGGCCGACGCGGACTTCCTGCGCCGGCGCTCGCACGAGGCGGACGTGGACGAGCGGATGGCGGCGTTGCGCGATCAGGTGGGCGAGGGCCGGAAGACCATCGTCCGGGTGGACCGCACCGAGCTGTCCAAGAACATCGTGCGCGGCCTGCACGCGTACCGGGCCCTGCTCGACGCCCACCCCGAGTGGCGCGAGCGCGTCGTGCACATCGCCTTCGCCTACCCCTCCCGGCAGGACCTGGCCGTCTACCGGGACTACACGGCGGCGGTGCAGTCCCTGGCCACGGAGATCAACGGAGCGTACGGCACCGAGAGCTGGACGCCGGTCGTCCTTCACGTCAAGGACGACTTCGCCCGCTCGCTGGCCGCGTACCGGCTGGCGGACGTGGCCCTGGTCAACCCCATTCGCGACGGCATGAACCTGGTCGCCAAGGAGGTGCCCGTCGTCTCCGACCACGGCTGCGCGCTGGTGCTGTCGCGGGAGGCGGGGGCGTACGAGGAACTGGGCGCGGACGCGATCGTGGTGAACCCGTACGACGTGACGGGCACGGCGGAGGCCCTGCACGAGGCGCTGACGATGAGCGCGGACGAGCGGTCCGGCCGCACGAAGCGGCTGGCCGAGGCCGCGACCGCACTGCCGCCCCAGCAGTGGTTCCTGGACCAGCTGGACGCGCTGCGCCAGGGGTGA
- a CDS encoding glucosyl-3-phosphoglycerate synthase yields MLEEVERWLTRRSWSSGDRPLNRLTDAREADPRGTSVSVVLPALNEEATVGAIVATIRRELMEKVRLVDELVVIDSGSTDATAAVARAAGARVVHRDAILPRIPALPGKGEVLWRSLLVTSGEIVCFVDADLRDFSADFVSGTVGPLLTDPSVQFVKAMYDRPLGKSAGQGGRVTELVARPLLNLHWPQLAGFVQPLGGEYAVRRSLLERLPFPVGYGVELGLLVDALHTVGLDALGQVDVGVRVHRHQDGQALGRMAAAIYRTAQLRLSRGHLVRPVLTQFERGEDGFVPRTHAVDTEERPPMREIAEYAERWAA; encoded by the coding sequence GTGCTCGAAGAGGTGGAACGCTGGCTGACCAGGCGTTCCTGGTCGTCCGGCGACCGCCCGTTGAACCGGCTCACCGACGCCCGGGAGGCCGATCCGCGCGGCACGTCGGTGAGCGTGGTGCTGCCCGCCCTGAACGAGGAGGCCACGGTCGGTGCGATCGTGGCGACGATCCGCCGGGAGCTGATGGAGAAGGTCCGGCTCGTCGACGAACTCGTGGTGATCGACTCCGGCTCCACCGACGCCACCGCCGCCGTGGCCCGGGCGGCGGGCGCCCGGGTGGTCCACCGGGACGCGATCCTGCCCCGGATACCGGCCCTGCCCGGCAAGGGCGAGGTGCTGTGGCGCTCACTCCTGGTGACCAGTGGTGAGATCGTCTGCTTCGTGGACGCCGATCTCAGAGACTTCTCGGCGGACTTCGTCTCGGGTACGGTCGGGCCGCTCCTCACCGACCCGTCCGTCCAGTTCGTCAAGGCGATGTACGACCGCCCGCTCGGCAAGAGCGCGGGGCAGGGCGGCCGGGTCACCGAGCTGGTGGCGCGCCCGCTGCTCAATCTGCACTGGCCCCAGCTGGCCGGGTTCGTTCAGCCGCTGGGCGGCGAGTACGCGGTGCGGCGGTCCTTGCTGGAGCGGCTGCCGTTCCCGGTCGGTTACGGAGTGGAGCTGGGGCTGCTGGTGGACGCGCTGCACACGGTGGGTCTGGACGCCCTGGGCCAGGTCGACGTCGGCGTGCGCGTCCACCGCCACCAGGACGGGCAGGCACTGGGCCGGATGGCGGCGGCGATCTACCGCACGGCGCAGCTGCGGCTCTCCCGGGGCCATCTGGTGCGGCCCGTGCTGACCCAGTTCGAGCGCGGCGAGGACGGCTTCGTGCCCCGCACCCATGCGGTGGACACGGAGGAGCGGCCGCCGATGCGGGAGATCGCGGAGTACGCGGAGCGATGGGCCGCTTGA
- the thrC gene encoding threonine synthase, with amino-acid sequence MAVQTVAGSTASSSAPAVDLGPAAALSCRECGERFELGPLFACASCFGPLEVAYDLPTGSPEELRKAIEAGPDNIWRYAPLLPVPADVAEKPNINPGFTKLVKADNLARELGVTGGLYVKDDSGNPTHSFKDRVVAIAVEAARAFGFTTLSCSSTGNLAGAVGAAAARAGLRSCVFIPHDLEQGKVVMAAVYGGELVGIEGNYDDVNRFCSELIGDPLGEGWGFVNVNLRPYYGEGSKTLAYEICEQLGWRLPDQIVIPIASGSQLTKIDKGFQELIKLGLVEDRPYKIFGAQAEGCSPVSAAFKAGHDVVRPQKPNTIAKSLAIGNPADGPYVLDIARRTGGAVEDVTDEQVVDAIKLLARTEGIFGETAGGVTLGVTKKLIEAGVIDPALTTVVLNTGDGLKTLDAVSATSQATATIKPSLDAFRAAGLAAN; translated from the coding sequence ATGGCTGTTCAGACCGTTGCAGGCAGCACCGCTTCTTCTTCCGCCCCGGCCGTCGATCTCGGTCCCGCCGCGGCGCTTTCCTGCCGCGAGTGCGGCGAGCGTTTCGAGCTCGGCCCCCTCTTCGCCTGCGCGTCCTGTTTCGGGCCGCTGGAAGTGGCCTACGACCTGCCCACCGGCTCCCCGGAGGAGCTGCGGAAGGCCATCGAGGCCGGCCCGGACAACATCTGGCGTTACGCCCCGCTGCTGCCGGTGCCCGCCGACGTCGCGGAGAAGCCCAACATCAACCCCGGCTTCACCAAGCTCGTCAAGGCCGACAACCTCGCCCGTGAGCTGGGTGTCACCGGCGGCCTGTACGTGAAGGACGACTCCGGCAACCCGACGCACTCCTTCAAGGACCGCGTCGTCGCCATCGCCGTCGAGGCCGCCCGCGCCTTCGGCTTCACCACCCTCTCCTGCTCCTCCACGGGCAACCTGGCCGGAGCCGTCGGCGCAGCCGCCGCCCGGGCCGGACTGCGCTCCTGCGTCTTCATCCCGCACGACCTGGAGCAGGGCAAGGTCGTGATGGCCGCGGTGTACGGCGGTGAGCTGGTCGGCATCGAGGGCAACTACGACGACGTCAACCGCTTCTGCTCCGAGCTCATCGGCGACCCGCTCGGCGAGGGCTGGGGCTTCGTCAACGTCAACCTGCGCCCGTACTACGGCGAGGGCTCCAAGACGCTGGCGTACGAGATCTGCGAGCAGCTCGGCTGGCGGCTGCCCGACCAGATCGTCATCCCGATCGCGTCCGGCTCCCAGCTCACGAAGATCGACAAGGGGTTCCAGGAGCTGATCAAGCTCGGCCTCGTCGAGGACAGGCCGTACAAGATCTTCGGCGCCCAGGCCGAGGGCTGCTCCCCGGTCTCCGCCGCCTTCAAGGCCGGTCACGACGTCGTACGGCCCCAGAAGCCGAACACCATCGCCAAGTCGCTGGCCATCGGCAACCCGGCGGACGGCCCGTACGTCCTGGACATCGCCCGCCGCACCGGCGGCGCGGTGGAGGACGTGACCGACGAGCAGGTCGTCGACGCGATCAAGCTGCTGGCGCGCACCGAGGGCATCTTCGGCGAGACGGCGGGCGGCGTGACGCTCGGCGTGACGAAGAAGCTCATCGAGGCGGGCGTCATCGATCCGGCGCTCACCACCGTCGTCCTGAACACCGGCGACGGGCTCAAGACGCTGGACGCGGTCTCCGCGACCTCCCAGGCCACGGCGACCATCAAGCCGAGCCTGGACGCGTTCCGCGCCGCGGGCCTCGCCGCCAACTGA
- a CDS encoding MoaD/ThiS family protein, which translates to MSVKVRIPTILRTYTGGQAEVPAEGAKLSEVIESLEKDHPGIAARVLDDQGKLRRFVNVYVNDDDVRFEGGLDAATPDGAGVSIIPAVAGGC; encoded by the coding sequence ATGAGCGTCAAGGTCCGCATCCCCACCATCCTCCGTACGTACACGGGCGGCCAGGCCGAGGTCCCGGCGGAGGGCGCCAAGCTCTCCGAGGTCATCGAGTCCCTGGAGAAGGACCACCCGGGCATCGCGGCCCGGGTCCTGGACGACCAGGGCAAGCTCCGCCGCTTCGTGAACGTGTACGTCAACGACGACGACGTGCGCTTCGAGGGCGGGCTGGACGCGGCCACGCCGGACGGCGCGGGCGTCTCGATCATCCCCGCGGTCGCCGGCGGCTGCTGA
- a CDS encoding cold-shock protein: MAQGTVKWFNAEKGYGFIAVDGGADVFVHYSAIQMDGYRTLEEGQRVEFEISQGQKGPQADMVKLAVG; the protein is encoded by the coding sequence ATGGCTCAGGGCACCGTCAAGTGGTTCAACGCGGAGAAGGGGTACGGCTTCATCGCGGTCGACGGTGGTGCGGATGTTTTCGTCCACTACAGCGCGATCCAGATGGACGGGTACCGCACCCTCGAAGAGGGTCAGCGAGTTGAATTCGAGATCTCGCAGGGCCAGAAGGGGCCCCAGGCCGACATGGTCAAGCTCGCCGTCGGCTGA
- the groL gene encoding chaperonin GroEL (60 kDa chaperone family; promotes refolding of misfolded polypeptides especially under stressful conditions; forms two stacked rings of heptamers to form a barrel-shaped 14mer; ends can be capped by GroES; misfolded proteins enter the barrel where they are refolded when GroES binds): MAKIIAFDEEARRGLERGMNQLADAVKVTLGPKGRNVVLEKKWGAPTITNDGVSIAKEIELEDPYEKIGAELVKEVAKKTDDVAGDGTTTATVLAQALVREGLRNVAAGANPMALKRGIEKAVEAVSAALLEQAKDVETKEQIASTASISAADTEIGAKIAEAMDKVGKEGVITVEESQTFGLELELTEGMRFDKGYISAYFATDMERMEASLDDPYILIVNSKIASVKDLIPLLEKVMQSGKPLLIIAEDVEGEALSTLVVNKIKGTFKSVAVKAPGFGDRRKAMLADIAILTGGTVISEEVGLKLENAGLDLLGRARKVVITKDETTIVDGAGDSEQVQGRVKQIRAEIENSDSDYDREKLQERLAKLAGGVAVIKAGAATEVELKERKHRIEDAVRNAKAAVEEGIVAGGGVALLQASAVFEKLDLTGDEATGANAVKLALEAPLKQIAVNGGLEGGVVVEKVRNLPIGHGLNAASGEYVDMIAEGIIDPAKVTRSALQNAASIAALFLTTEAVIADKPEKAAAAAPGGMPGGDMDF; encoded by the coding sequence ATGGCCAAGATCATCGCGTTCGACGAGGAGGCACGGCGCGGTCTCGAGCGCGGGATGAACCAGCTCGCCGACGCCGTCAAGGTCACCCTCGGCCCCAAGGGCCGTAACGTCGTCCTCGAGAAGAAGTGGGGCGCGCCCACGATCACCAACGATGGTGTTTCCATCGCCAAGGAGATCGAGCTCGAGGACCCGTACGAGAAGATCGGTGCGGAGCTGGTCAAGGAGGTCGCCAAGAAGACGGACGACGTCGCCGGCGACGGTACGACCACCGCCACCGTTCTGGCTCAGGCTCTCGTCCGCGAGGGTCTGCGCAACGTCGCCGCAGGCGCCAACCCGATGGCCCTCAAGCGGGGCATCGAGAAGGCCGTCGAGGCCGTCTCCGCCGCTCTGCTGGAGCAGGCCAAGGACGTGGAGACCAAGGAGCAGATCGCTTCGACCGCCTCCATCTCCGCCGCCGACACCGAGATCGGCGCCAAGATCGCCGAGGCGATGGACAAGGTCGGCAAGGAAGGCGTCATCACCGTCGAGGAGTCCCAGACCTTCGGTCTGGAGCTTGAGCTCACCGAGGGTATGCGCTTCGACAAGGGCTACATCTCGGCCTACTTCGCGACCGACATGGAGCGTATGGAGGCGTCGCTCGACGACCCGTACATCCTGATCGTCAACTCGAAGATCGCCAGCGTCAAGGACCTGATCCCGCTGCTGGAGAAGGTCATGCAGTCGGGCAAGCCCCTGCTGATCATCGCCGAGGACGTCGAGGGCGAGGCGCTCTCCACCCTGGTCGTCAACAAGATCAAGGGCACGTTCAAGTCCGTCGCCGTCAAGGCTCCGGGCTTCGGCGACCGCCGCAAGGCCATGCTCGCGGACATCGCCATCCTCACCGGTGGCACCGTGATCTCCGAGGAGGTCGGTCTCAAGCTGGAGAACGCCGGCCTGGACCTGCTCGGCCGTGCCCGCAAGGTCGTCATCACCAAGGACGAGACCACGATCGTCGACGGTGCCGGTGACAGCGAGCAGGTTCAGGGTCGCGTCAAGCAGATCCGTGCCGAGATCGAGAACTCCGACTCGGACTACGACCGCGAGAAGCTCCAGGAGCGTCTGGCGAAGCTGGCCGGCGGCGTGGCCGTCATCAAGGCCGGCGCCGCCACCGAGGTGGAGCTCAAGGAGCGCAAGCACCGCATCGAGGACGCGGTGCGCAACGCCAAGGCCGCCGTCGAGGAGGGCATCGTCGCCGGTGGTGGCGTGGCTCTGCTCCAGGCCTCGGCCGTCTTCGAGAAGCTCGACCTCACGGGCGACGAGGCGACCGGCGCCAACGCCGTGAAGCTCGCGCTGGAGGCCCCGCTCAAGCAGATCGCCGTCAACGGTGGTCTTGAGGGTGGCGTCGTCGTGGAGAAGGTGCGCAACCTGCCGATCGGTCACGGCCTCAACGCCGCGTCCGGCGAGTACGTCGACATGATCGCCGAGGGCATCATCGACCCGGCGAAGGTCACGCGCTCCGCTCTGCAGAACGCCGCGTCCATCGCCGCGCTCTTCCTCACCACCGAGGCCGTCATCGCCGACAAGCCCGAGAAGGCCGCCGCGGCGGCTCCGGGCGGCATGCCGGGCGGTGACATGGACTTCTGA
- a CDS encoding ABC transporter ATP-binding protein yields the protein MSTVAGTTRAGESGNEGEGEGEEDRGEGEETLREPVEQSARGDVGQRAGKPVEQSARGAVGQRAGEPVEPGEPVEPVEREQAGDSAEGEPGAGPSPLRLLLSRVRPHRGVLVRAGLLSLAGSAAGLAMPLMAKHAVDAFAADRSPAGPLVALTALVLVGACLSAYGRYLMSRTGEGVVLRARDQLVGRIMRLKVPAVDRLTPGDLQSRVTSDTTLLRTVLSSGLVESFNSVLMLLGTIGFMAYMDLTLLGVTLVVIVGIGAVTSLLMPRIQRAQLRAQESVGAMGAALDRVLQAFRTVKASGAEERETAAVAAAARHAHDRGVSVARWSSVSDVTMAMSIQLAFLAVLGVGGARVASGSLEISSLIAFLLYLFYLMGPIGGLVEGWTGLQSGLAAVRRIDEVESLPGEPAADPGAVRQEIPATPLGVTFRDVTFGYGDERAPAHKGVTFDVPTGGLVALVGPSGAGKSTVFSLLERFYDHDGGTITVAGRDIRDWPLAELRGSLAYVEQDAPVLAGTLRENLLFAAPDAEEKVLTEAVSRTRLDSLVDRLPEGLDTAVGHRGVTLSGGERQRIAIARALLRRPRLLLLDEVTSQLDAVNEQALRDVILELAAQTTVLVIAHRLSTVRHADRIVVLEDGRVRTAGTHEELIAGDDLYRELATTQLAADAR from the coding sequence GTGAGCACGGTGGCGGGGACGACGCGAGCGGGCGAGAGCGGGAACGAGGGCGAGGGCGAGGGCGAGGAGGACAGGGGTGAAGGGGAGGAAACGCTCCGGGAGCCCGTTGAGCAGTCGGCCAGGGGGGATGTGGGGCAGCGGGCCGGGAAGCCTGTTGAGCAGTCGGCCAGGGGGGCCGTGGGGCAGCGGGCCGGGGAGCCCGTGGAGCCCGGGGAGCCCGTGGAGCCCGTGGAGCGGGAGCAGGCCGGAGATTCCGCCGAGGGCGAGCCGGGCGCCGGCCCCTCCCCTCTCCGCCTCCTCCTCTCCCGGGTCCGTCCGCACCGCGGCGTTCTCGTCCGCGCGGGCCTGCTCTCGCTCGCCGGATCCGCGGCGGGTCTCGCGATGCCGCTGATGGCGAAGCACGCGGTCGACGCGTTCGCCGCGGACCGTTCGCCCGCGGGGCCACTCGTCGCACTGACCGCGCTCGTGCTGGTCGGAGCCTGCCTCTCCGCGTACGGGCGCTACCTCATGTCCCGTACGGGAGAAGGCGTCGTCCTCCGCGCACGTGACCAACTCGTGGGCCGCATCATGCGGTTGAAGGTCCCGGCGGTGGACCGGCTGACTCCGGGCGACCTCCAGTCACGGGTGACCAGCGACACGACCCTGCTGCGGACGGTCCTCTCCAGCGGTCTGGTCGAGTCGTTCAACAGCGTGCTGATGCTGCTGGGGACGATCGGCTTCATGGCGTACATGGACCTGACGCTGCTCGGCGTGACGCTGGTGGTGATCGTCGGCATCGGCGCCGTGACCTCCCTGCTGATGCCGCGCATCCAGCGGGCCCAGCTCCGCGCCCAGGAGTCCGTGGGCGCGATGGGCGCGGCACTGGACCGGGTGCTCCAGGCGTTCCGCACGGTCAAGGCGAGCGGGGCGGAGGAGCGGGAGACGGCGGCCGTCGCGGCGGCTGCCCGGCACGCGCACGACCGGGGCGTCTCGGTGGCGCGGTGGTCGTCGGTCTCCGACGTCACCATGGCGATGTCGATCCAGCTGGCGTTCCTGGCGGTGCTGGGCGTGGGCGGCGCGCGGGTCGCGTCCGGCTCGCTGGAGATCTCGTCGCTGATCGCGTTCCTGCTCTACCTCTTCTATCTGATGGGCCCGATCGGCGGTCTGGTCGAGGGCTGGACGGGCTTGCAGAGCGGGCTCGCGGCGGTGCGCAGGATCGACGAGGTCGAGTCGCTGCCCGGCGAACCGGCCGCCGACCCCGGAGCCGTACGGCAGGAGATCCCCGCGACTCCGCTCGGCGTCACGTTCCGGGACGTGACGTTCGGCTACGGGGATGAGCGGGCGCCCGCGCACAAGGGGGTGACGTTCGACGTTCCGACCGGCGGTCTGGTCGCCCTGGTGGGCCCGTCCGGGGCGGGCAAGTCGACGGTGTTCAGCCTGCTGGAACGCTTCTACGACCACGACGGCGGCACGATCACCGTCGCCGGCCGGGACATCCGGGACTGGCCGCTGGCCGAGCTGCGGGGCTCACTGGCGTACGTGGAACAGGACGCGCCGGTCCTGGCCGGGACGCTGCGGGAGAACCTCCTCTTCGCCGCCCCGGACGCCGAGGAGAAGGTCCTGACGGAGGCGGTGTCCCGTACCCGCCTGGACTCCCTGGTCGACCGGCTGCCGGAGGGCCTGGACACGGCGGTGGGCCACCGGGGCGTCACGCTCTCCGGCGGCGAACGCCAGCGGATAGCCATCGCCCGGGCCCTGTTGCGCCGCCCCCGCCTCCTGCTGCTCGACGAGGTCACCTCGCAGCTGGACGCGGTCAATGAGCAGGCGCTGCGGGACGTGATCCTCGAACTGGCGGCACAGACAACGGTGTTGGTCATCGCGCACCGCCTCTCCACCGTCCGGCACGCGGACCGCATCGTGGTCCTGGAGGACGGCCGGGTCCGCACGGCGGGCACGCACGAGGAGTTGATCGCCGGGGACGACCTGTACCGCGAGCTGGCGACGACGCAGCTCGCGGCAGACGCGCGGTGA
- a CDS encoding SigE family RNA polymerase sigma factor, with product MTVEEFEEFYARAAARLTGQLYVMTGDLQEAQDVVQEAFVKAWVRRGRLDRDGSPEAWIRTVAWRLAVSRWRFRRRSADAWSRGSGAPGHVEPPDPGHVVLVDALRELPPQQRRTLTLHYLCDLTVEQIAGETGLSGSTIKTHLVRGRAALAHRLRDPRIEEAPDV from the coding sequence TTGACCGTCGAGGAGTTCGAAGAGTTCTACGCCCGGGCGGCCGCACGTCTCACGGGCCAGCTGTACGTGATGACCGGCGACCTCCAGGAGGCGCAGGACGTCGTGCAGGAGGCGTTCGTCAAGGCGTGGGTCCGGCGCGGCCGGCTGGACCGCGACGGCAGCCCCGAGGCGTGGATTCGTACGGTCGCCTGGCGGTTGGCGGTGAGCCGTTGGCGCTTCCGGCGGCGTTCGGCGGACGCCTGGAGCCGGGGGAGCGGCGCGCCCGGACACGTGGAGCCGCCGGACCCGGGCCATGTGGTCCTGGTCGACGCGCTCCGGGAACTGCCCCCGCAGCAGCGGCGGACGCTGACCCTGCACTACCTGTGCGACCTCACGGTCGAGCAGATCGCCGGGGAGACCGGGCTTTCCGGCAGCACGATCAAGACGCATCTGGTTCGCGGACGGGCGGCGCTCGCCCACCGTCTGCGGGACCCCCGCATCGAGGAGGCCCCTGATGTCTGA
- a CDS encoding mannosyltransferase family protein encodes MSTLSPGLRPPADRPVPPEPRTPSRPGPRIAAPPEPRAGRFRRAVARLTPADRAVLWLYLLTRISLWVTAHFARRLFPARSGTREAAPVLAPFQQWDANHYLHIARDGYFPAGAGPWTSGWDNREAFFPGYPFLLRAVHTVVPDWTAAGLLISFVAGAVAVLALARIARAYLPQDAAGRRTAALFLLSPCAVFLAVGYTEALFLAFALPAWLAAVRHRWALAAVLTALATTVRVSGLFLAAAIALLFVLTAREKRDRRSWRAAGWTLLPALPPAAYSWYLHARTGDWMAWKHAQERGWYRTFHTPWEAWANTWNGAFGPTQTTGYAFMFQAELVAMLVGLALVAVLLYRRRWPEALYVALSLWALGTSYWYTSIPRATLLWWPLWIGLAALSLRRPWFRTAYLSVAAPLTTLIALTFLTGRWAG; translated from the coding sequence TTGTCCACGCTCTCCCCCGGGCTGCGGCCTCCTGCCGACCGGCCCGTACCCCCCGAGCCCCGGACGCCCTCGCGCCCCGGGCCCCGGATCGCCGCCCCGCCCGAGCCCCGGGCGGGCCGGTTCCGCCGGGCGGTGGCCCGCCTGACCCCTGCCGACCGGGCGGTGCTGTGGCTCTACCTCCTCACCCGGATATCCCTGTGGGTCACGGCCCACTTCGCCCGTCGGCTGTTCCCGGCCCGCTCCGGCACGCGGGAGGCGGCGCCCGTCCTCGCGCCCTTCCAGCAGTGGGACGCGAACCACTACCTCCACATAGCGCGCGACGGCTACTTCCCCGCCGGCGCGGGCCCGTGGACGAGCGGCTGGGACAACCGGGAGGCGTTCTTCCCGGGTTACCCCTTCCTCCTCCGTGCCGTGCACACGGTGGTGCCCGACTGGACGGCGGCCGGGCTGCTGATCTCGTTCGTCGCGGGGGCGGTGGCCGTACTGGCCCTGGCCCGTATCGCGCGGGCGTATCTGCCGCAGGACGCGGCGGGCCGCCGTACGGCTGCTCTCTTCCTGCTCTCGCCCTGCGCGGTGTTCCTGGCCGTCGGCTACACGGAGGCGCTGTTCCTCGCGTTCGCCCTGCCCGCCTGGCTCGCCGCTGTGCGGCACCGCTGGGCGCTCGCCGCCGTACTGACGGCGCTGGCGACGACGGTGCGCGTCAGCGGGCTGTTCCTCGCCGCCGCCATCGCGCTGCTCTTCGTGCTGACCGCCCGGGAGAAGCGGGACCGGCGGAGTTGGCGAGCGGCGGGCTGGACGCTGCTCCCGGCGCTGCCCCCGGCCGCGTACAGCTGGTACCTGCACGCGCGGACCGGCGACTGGATGGCCTGGAAGCACGCGCAGGAACGCGGCTGGTACCGGACGTTCCACACCCCGTGGGAGGCGTGGGCGAACACCTGGAACGGGGCGTTCGGCCCTACGCAGACGACCGGCTACGCGTTCATGTTCCAGGCGGAACTCGTGGCGATGCTGGTGGGGCTCGCGCTGGTGGCCGTACTCCTGTACCGCCGCCGCTGGCCCGAGGCGCTGTACGTGGCCCTCAGCCTCTGGGCCCTGGGCACCTCGTACTGGTACACGTCGATCCCGCGCGCGACGCTGCTGTGGTGGCCGCTGTGGATCGGCCTGGCGGCGCTGAGCCTGCGGCGGCCGTGGTTCAGGACGGCGTACCTGAGCGTGGCCGCGCCGCTGACGACGCTCATCGCGCTGACGTTCCTGACGGGGAGGTGGGCGGGGTGA